The Ananas comosus cultivar F153 linkage group 7, ASM154086v1, whole genome shotgun sequence genome has a window encoding:
- the LOC109712719 gene encoding uncharacterized protein LOC109712719, protein MVKISIEPVFSKKSAATGKSIESIEEVMKVVKWIADVDSEIKKMMVFSKEFALSINVLSLLINLMKEEIKSHTAKFMHKTFLSWKTYLDETELTLQNNHNSKLDTKLVTSIQKHINSQESSEEKSHPLFKDVLAVDPNLKKEKEITMMPSDLSLSSSFHVENSCSILRLQQQRKTRRSWSKDLHELFLVALKQLGGSQTATPKRIREVMKVNGLTNDEVKSHLQKYRLYSQKNAKASHIVDRSLRLYGGVPREHYATWNHTASRSPESPLEFEKVDDELCFKEESADSGKDVRSQQALTFPVKGT, encoded by the exons ATGGTGAAGATCTCTATCGAGCCTGTTTTCTCAAAAAAGTCTGCAGCAACAGGCAAGAGCATAGAGAGCATAGAGGAGGTTATGAAGGTAGTGAAATGGATTGCTGATGTAGATTCCGAGATTAAAAAGATGATGGTGTTTTCGAAAGAGTTCGCTCTGTCGATAAATGTGCTTTCTCTTT TGATCAATTTGATGAAGGAAGAGATAAAAAGTCATACAGCAAAATTTATGCACAAAACATTTTTATCTTGGAAAACATATCTCGACGAAACAGAGTTAACACTGCAAAACAATCACAATAGCAAGCTTGATACGAAGTTGGTGACATCAATCCAGAAGCACATCAATTCTCAAGAG AGTAGTGAAGAGAAGAGTCATCCGCTATTTAAAGATGTATTGGCGGTCGATCCGAActtgaagaaggagaaggagatcaCGATGATGCCATCCGATCTTTCTCTATCATCTTCTTTTCATGTCGAGAACTCTTGTTCGATACTCAGATTACAGCAGCAAAGAAAGACGAGACGCAGCTGGTCCAAGGATTTGCATGAGCTGTTTCTCGTCGCCCTTAAACAGCTTGGTGGTTCCCAAA CAGCCACTCCAAAGAGGATAAGAGAAGTGATGAAGGTGAATGGGCTCACAAATGATGAAGTGAAAAGCCATCTACAG AAGTATCGATTATACTCTCAAAAGAACGCGAAAGCATCACACATTGTGGATCGATCACTTCGTCTGTACGGAGGAGTTCCTCGAGAACATTATGCTACCTGGAATCATACTGCTTCGAGGTCTCCTGAAAGCCCCTTGGAGTTCGAGAAAGTTGATGATGAACTCTGCTTTAAGGAGGAGTCGGCGGACTCAGGGAAAGATGTTCGAAGTCAACAAGCACTTACATTTCCGGTGAAGGGGACAtag